taaaccctaattttagggattttggggttttcattttttattgattGTGGGGTTTTGATTTTCAGTTGATTTTGCTGTATAGGGATTGAAATGGTGAAAAAATCCAGAGCTAATAGAAAGGCAAGACCAATTTCAACACATGAAGAATTTTTCCCTTATGCTAGCAGTGATGGATTTCATGTTTAATCTTTTAATATGTGTTATGTTAAATTTGTATAGAAACTTATGGGGATTTGTATTGTTATTTGTGTTATTTCATGTTATGTTGAATATGTactattttgtttttgaattataATTGAAGGACTTTGTGTCATCTGctaggttttctttttttgatctgGATTACAGGGCATTCTCGAACTGATTGAAATAAAGGGGTGAATTGACTCATTTTTTACAACTATAAGGGCTTATTTGTCCCATTTATGAAAATATAAGGGCTTCAATATATCGATTTCATAAAATTTATAGAATTTATCTCCTCCATATCTAAATTTAATCATGTAGAAATTTAATGCCACATGTTATCAACACATTGGAATACACATGGAATatctgaaaattaaaaaaattacatgttaTTCACTAATTGCAATGTTAGCATGTTTAAACGGAAAATGGGAGAGAAGGACAAACGTGGTCTACTGTCCAAAGTAGGAGGACTTCTTTGACACGAAAATAAATTTAGGGGCTCAGTTGACCCATTTTTTGAAGTAAAAGGGCTAAATCGTTACTTCtccttatttttaatatttgttataGAATGGGAGAAAGTGTGTGATGGGAAATGAGCAAGCTAAAGATTTTGTCGTGATTGATGGGATAGTTGAGATAAAAAACACTAAGATGGGTCATACAAATTAGTTCATGACCGTTTGAGAACTAGATTGATAGcgatagttgagacaaaaaacacTGAGATGCATATGATTGCTCAAGATACAAAAGGACTTAAcggagaaaagaaaatgagaagtgGACCTTTAAGTGTAGGAATAGGACCCACCTAACATTACCAAACCATGCTAAATGTTAATCATGCATATGAGTTTATGATGTATATGATCCAAGTGATATTATTTTCGAATTAACCCATGCCAACATTACTTCTTGGCTCTAACCCTGCCCACGAGTCATTTAGTATCCTAATTATTCAAACCTCAAAAATCAATTTCGGTTATGCTATAATCTACTTTGTGTTGGCTTCTCATTCAAATTGAGAAGCTTGAGAGAGCAAAATCAATGTTGTATTGAACAAACATATCTATCTAGTTTTTGAAAACTTATGCATAATGCATCATGAATTGCTAAAATTTTTCAATTGTGCAAATGAACAGATACACTTAGCATATTATATTGGCTAGAAATTGTCTGTCCCATTTTCATGGCCCCACGACTCTTCGACATGCACCATCTCCAAAACCACATATTTATCACGCTTCTCGACTCCGACCTTTGGCCCACCTTGATGTCGACATATCATCACCTCGACCTATCCATCCCCTCAACTTCAGCTCTCGATATTTAATCACTATGATATCATATGCTACTGATACCTCTTTAAGATGGATCTAACACTCATTCTACCTTTTACATCTCTAAAGTAAAATTCGATATTCATGCCTACCTTGCTCCTGACAGCAAAAGGCTTTGTCCCAAACATCTCTCCACCAAATCTGGCATGTCCCTTTCATCAGACCAAGTGATCAGATCTAGTGTTGAAACATTTTGTTACAAATCGTTCCTCTCTAACGGTAATCTTGACCAACGCCTGTATAGCTAAAAGACATGTGTCCCTCCAAGGACACTAATTAAGCCAAGTCCTTCACGGTTGAAAGGATTTTCTTATCCTTTCCTCTTCTAAAACAACTTATCTCTTGAACTTGCAAACAACCCTAACGAGTTACAGAACTTTAACACTAAACATACATAAACCAAACAACATCATATACCATAGACACATATTATATTCTTTTTGTCATCACAATCATTATTGACTCGATCGTCAAAGATCATTTCGTTGCCTGGCACCCCACCGATATCTAAGGTCCTCGATTATCAGCATTTGTTGGTTTCGCAGATTGCTGGTGACCCCTTTCGAATATTCCTTGATTATAGATTGGAAAACTTAAACATATCAGTATCACTAAGTTGCTCCTTCTCCCCCTTGCTTCGATCTCATCTTGtagtaaaatatttttcttgttctttttccaTACAAAAAGTTCAAGGTTCGATTCTTTGCTGATTTAATACCATAACTTAATTGGAATAAATAATGACATGTATAGTCAGATTATGCTAATTAAATAGGCTTAAAGGAAGACAAAcacctttcttctttctttttttctttttgttgaagATTCTACTGCCAATGATGAGATAATGAGTTCACAATCAAATAACAACAGACTGCAAGCTGTATAATTAttgaagaacaagaaaatgCAATCTCCTTTAGGTGGTTGGTTGCTTTCAGATCAgtctttttattttgtgtgtgtgtaagtAATGCCCGAGTCTCTAAAGTGTTTGATTGGGCTTTGAAATTCCAATCataaaaaagagaataaaattaaactgGACGACAaattacaaaacataaaataaaaataaaaaggtaGATGCCTTTGGCTGGTTGTAGTATAGGAGCACGTCTTAAAAAGACATTAATGTGTGTTTGGAAGGGTGGTTGTGTTGACTTTCAACCTTAGTtgttaagttgtgaaaaaaaaatgaacattttCATTTGGGGAGTTACCGCCCCATTTTGCGGGCAATAATGCCCAGCGGAATCACCATGTGTGGTGAAGCTCGCTGTGCAGCCCAGTTCACCAAACGGAGCCAATATGTCTATTGAGCTAAGTTGAGCAACAAAAGGGAGATATCCCATTTTAAAAGTTTGAGGGCTCTCTTCACCAGGTTGATCCAAGGTTTCGAGCCCCTTCACAGACATTAGTGGGGGTGGAAGAGGAAGAATCCGATGGAGCTACTCAGATTTGGTGACGTAACTCTGTTATTATCAAGTAACCCAGAATCCGAGCCCGATAACCAGACAACCCGGTTAACACTTAATAGGATTATCGGTCGGGTAACTTAATTCTTAAAAAATCTCAAGTCAGGTCAAACCCGGCCCGATGGACACCTCTACTTACACCTTAAAATGTCGGGCTGGCTGggtttcataaaattttatGAGTTTGGGTGTCGGGCTTGATTGGGGCCGGTAACTTGGCCCTACTTTCTTATAGATAAACGAGCCGAGCTCAAACAAGAGTGTGTTCTGCTCGGTTATCTTCGTAACCAAATTTGTTCCTCTGTAATGTTGGACTGAGGCCAGCTCTTAAACCACTTAAAAATTTTGGCGTTAACTTAGAACCAAATTCTCGACCTCAGGCAAGATTCTTTACACACTAAGTCCGAAGAGATAACCAGATAATCTATCACCAAGTGGTTCACAGAACACAGCTATGGCTAATCAATAACGTTGCACAAACTGAAGTGTCTAATGCAAATTGGACTCCAGAATGAGAATATGAATAGAAACATGTCAGGTGGTGATTATACCACATCAAAGTAAATCGCATCTTAGCACCACATAATATGGCAGAGGCTTTAGTGGCATTAGATAAGCCATAAGCCTCAAATAAAACATATTCTGATTCCAATCCTATTTTATCAGAATAGAAAGAAACGCACGATCCCTCTTCTACCACTTCTTCGACCAAAAGCAGTAAGTCAAGAAGGTGTGCAATGAAAGTTAAAATAGAGATAACTCTAGAAAAGATCCATTACCTTATGACAAGTTCACATAACCAAGCTTTGAagtacaaggaaaaaaaagcaagaaaggaaagagaagtaaaattagttctcttctctaggaaaaaaaaaccattatcTGGCGTTTGAAGGACTCAAAATGATCCATCCAAGTTGAAAACTGTCCATGCTGTTTACGCGGATCTCTTTTgtgaaaaacaataataaaacagCTACCTTGCAAAGTAGTCTAACATCCAATTGCCATGTGCAAGGTTCTCAAGAAAATCTTCAGTGCTGCAAATTACAAAGTAAAAAAGTGAGATCATCcaaaatggcaaagaaaaaaaatcaaattttagtTATGCAATAAAATAGATCATGAGATCTTACCTCGCCTTCAGCAGGTTTGGATTCTTCACCTTTCAGATTTTCTTCACCTGTATAAATGCACTGTATGTCTGAGATGGAGATTTAGGAGCTAAATTTCTGAATAGAGATAAGCTAAAGATTAATAAGTACTCGAATTTCCAGACAAAGCTGAAATTGGTGTGAGACGCAAAACTATTTGTTCTCATTATCTACAACACAAATAAAAATGGAGAATGCTCTGGTGATGTATTTATGTCAACAGTTGACTATCTATGTTTGATCGGACTTTGAATGCCAGTGTTCTATACTAAAGCATAGTTCCAGCAGATTGCGTGTATGCATTCGCCATAACCAAACAGTGTCCATGCAATTAGGGCATTTTATTTCCATCTATTATACCTCCATCTTCAGGCAAATCAGAAGTCCATAGAGTGAGGTTGTCTCTCAATAACTGCATAATCAGGGTGCTGTCTTTGTATGATTCCTCACTTAAAGTGTCCAACTCAGCAATTGCCTCATCAAAAGCTTGTTTAGCCAAATGGCATGCCCTGAAAGTACAAATCATGGAAAGGTCACGAAAACATACATTGTCAGTGCTTCAAAAGCTTAAAAACGATTCAATAGCATGAAGCATGTTTATACCTCTCAGGAGAATTCATGATCTCATAGTAGAAGACTGAGAAGTTGAGGGCAAGGCCAAGACGAATTGGGTGGGTTGAAGGGAGTTCGGTGTTTGCAGTGCTGGAAGCAgcctaaaagaaaaagaaaaaaagaggacaGCTTAATGGAATAAAAGAGTAGAGAATGCTAAATATGTATTCAGTAATTCACTGTGTTCATTTCAGAGGCCAGCTTCACGTGCCTCGTAACCCTTCAAAGACTGCTCAGAAGCTTCCTTCCTTTCCAGGTCAGCCTTGAATTCAGCAAGATAACGATAATAATCACCTTTCCTAAAAGAATGAATGCCGTGAATGTTAAGTCAACTATAAAATAAGTAAGTTAAGAACTTAGGTTATTTCATATATCATGTCTCAAAGATAACTTAAttaatgcatggataagttACACTGAAATATGAATCACTCAAACAATTATGTTATCAATGGTTGAACCCATCAGCCAGATGGGTTATGATAAGAAATTAGAAAGAAGGTTCCAGTTCTTTACTTGTGCACCACTTGTGTGCAAGGCAGAAAAAGTGAGTTATCATCATATCCAAACAagagcacttttttttttccagcttttattttaaaataatgtcAGAAAAGAGTCTAATTTCAGTGGGATAGAAAGAATTGAGGATAAAGCTATTCAAAAGCATGGATAGACTGCTAGAGGAGCAACTTCTACTGACTTGGAATAAATGCCGACCTCAAGTTAAGATGACTCACATTTTGTAGTAGAACACTGTAGCTTCTCCTGAGGTAGAAGAAGGGATTAGGTGTTTGTCTATGATAGTCAGGATGTCACCACAAATCTTGGAGAGTTCCTCCTCAACCTTCTGACGGTAACCCTTTATCAGTTTAACGTTGTGCTCATTTCCCTTGGACTCTTCCTTCTGCTCAATTGAAGACATAATGCGCCAAGAAGCTCTCCTGGAGCCAATCACATTTTTGTAGCCAACAGAGAGAAGGTTCCTCTCCTCCACAGTCAGCTCACAATCAAGTTTGGCAACACTTTTCATGCTCTCAACCATCTCTGTGCCACCAAACAAATATGAAGTTTTCAAGAAAATACAGTCATGTATAGTTGGTAGCCAGAAAACCAGTAATTAATGATACATTCCTTTACATAGAGATTAAATCTGTGCGTCTTGATAAACATCTTGGAAAAAATCCATGGTAACAGATAAGGCAAATAAGGTCAGACCACTAGCAGAAGACATTTAATTCTACCGTCCAACaaagttaataaaaaaaactaaatagaaagCACATTCATTATAGATTACCATCAACATTCAACAGACGGCTAACAACATATTATTggtatttatcaaaaaaacaacATATGCTGTTCTCTTGCTatatcatggatattttctctCCTCTTTAGAAGCAATGAATGGATCCTCGGGTTGTATCTGTGACCATAAAGGTAAAAATCTCTTTCCATATAGGGGTCTTTTTGGCACCATTTATGCATATTAATTACATTTCAGCTGCTCAACTGATAACCGTATTCTTCAGTCAAGAAATCACTTCCCGCGCTGGTGGTCACCATACCATTGTATGCCGCATATTAACACAACAAATCAGTTTCTTATACTAAAGAGTACATATATATCAGACTCAAAAACTGGAAGTCTCAATCGATTCACTAGGCACATTTTCAGGTAATCATTAAAATTTACCAATTTTAATAAGAAATGATAAATCAAATCACAAGAGAAGCAGATCCAGAATATTGTCAAAATCAAAGACAGATCGGTAACAAATTACCTTCGTAACGTTCGGCCTGCTCGGAGAGCTTGACCATGTAAACATGagtctctctctccttctcgaTCGACATTGCAGAGAGAGATTACCGGGAAAACGCAGACGCACACTCGCTCGAATAACGAAGAAGAGGGAGAAGATGAAAAGTCGGGAGAGAGAAACGGTAAAAATGAATATGGAGGAGGAAAAGGAAGGAAGTAGTTAAATAAGGAGGGAAGGAGGTGTTAAAGGTCGAGCAACTTGTGGGGAAGAAAGACCGGATCTGGACCGTCCGATTTGTTTTAGGGTATCATTTTGAAAGAGGGAGCGCGCAAGTTGGATTTGTTCAATCACCTCTGTCGGAGGGGCTTTTTCGGTATTGACCATCCTTAAAATTATGTGCCTCAAAGGTGTGGAATTTGCTGGTGGAAGAAGGGTTGGAGCCGGGTGGGGAAGTGTTGGAGAAAATGATGAAGACCCTTCTCAAGAACAATCGTTATGGTGAGGCAATGATGGTGTTTAGAACTGTGTGAGTGTGTTGAGGAAGGATGTTTCAAGTTACAGGCTAGTCATTGATTGGTTGTGCAAAATGGCCAAGGTTACTAGCAAATAGCCAAATatggtgtttgatgaaatgctaAGAGAATATCAGAAATCTCATCCCATATATGCTGattatattgtctgctttgggttATTCGATTCCCGTGATACATCGAATCCGCATGGCTTTGTTTTTCCTTGGtccgtctcacttaatgatacttgaAAAAGACCTAATTGACATGTATGAAGACGGGCTTTTGGCGAGGGGGGAGAGTTGGAGTGGCTTACAAGATTCGAGGAGGGATTTCGAGACCTGAAATTGGTGTTTACCATGCACTGATAAAAGGGATTTTGATGTTGAGAACGATTAGTGAAACAACTCGAGTGTTCAGTTATATACGTTGATTGAGACCTCATATTACTATGTTGATTTAGAGATCAGCCAACTGTGTCAATAAGGAGGATATGCTACATTGGCAATATGGAATTTAAGTGTAACAGTCCACCCCTCCTTGGGCCTAGTAGATATTGTCCGCTTAAGCCCGTCACGGTTTTGTTCTCCAAGACTCTTCGGCCAAGAAAACGCATCAACTAGGTTAGGAAATTTGATCTATTATATTACGCACTTCATGGGCGATGTGGAATTTACAGCACTAAGCCCCTTCGCCACTCGATAACTCACCCAGTACTATCAAACTTGATATTGCATAGACTTGTAGGTCCGCTCACTCGAGCCAAGTGTTACATTACATGGAACTGTCAATGATTGCCATCATGAAAGCCTAATATGGCGATTGAGGTATTTTTATTTGTTGGATTATATTTGTTCTCAACTCATTTGCTTAAAGTTTCAAAAGCTTGTGCCAAGAGTGTGTTTTCCTAGATGAGAGACATCACTACGGTTTGCTCTCTAAGGGATTGCTGCAAATTTCATGATAAACCCTCGTTCCCATGGTTTTCATCAACTAGAAAGTAAACAACAAAATCTTTGGTTTCCTACTTGAATCATCAATTGAATCATATGCTCAGGAGACATGAAAAATATCAGGATACATCAAGCAAACATAACTACTGAGTTTGAGAATCTCATCATGGCACAGCATCAGAACGTTTATGTTCCTATATGCAATGTACTTCTTTGCTATAAAAACTCCTATCAACAAGTAAATTACACAAACATTAAAAAGTCATGTTGCAGTAGCCTCTAGTTGACATCTAACATGGAAAAACTTACATAAGTACATTGGCAATGAGTAAAACAGGTGAACATCACAAGCATTTTTGTCTGCCTGATTCCTAACCTCTCCAAAAATAGATACCTTAAAGTGGAGACAACCATCTGTGATGCCTCATTCTCCAAGCAACAGTGACGCATTGAAGCGGCAATGCATCTCTCTCTGGTCATCTGACTGTTCCACATTTCATATATCCTCACTCTTTACAGGAGTCCAACTGTTTCCCGAGGTATTGTGTTTTCTGGCATGTGAAATGATCCCAAGAAGATAGCCCATAAAAGCTCCAAGCAACAGCATACTTGCTCCTTTCACATACCATGAGAATGGAGATTCCACCCCCTCTGCACTGCCTAAAGAAACAGTagcatcaccaccaccactgaGAACTTGCCCCGATGCAAGAATCTCGACCATATCGTGCACCTCCCCGTCATGGTTTCCCACATAAGAAAGTGTAAGCTTTTCCTTCGTGGCGAACAATCTGGTGTATCCGAACTCACCTCCACGGTATAAAGACCGCTCAGGCTGTGGAAAGATTGGGACATCCTGGTGGTCAGGTCTAGGTTCCCAGATTGGTTGCCAGTCTTGTCCTGCCATCCCAATAACAACATGGACTGGAAATGCCTTCCAATCCTCTCCATTCAAGCCCAGGCTTCCACAGGTGAAGTTATTTATTGGACAAAACCTCTCATATCTATGCACATGACCCCACAATGCAAGGGTCACATTATTTTTCACAAATAATGGTTCAAGGTGCTCAAGCATTCTCTCCCTAAATGGGGCATCCCTGTTTTCGTGGCTGGTTGTGTACATTGGCCTGTGCCCCTGGACTATCACAAAAGGGGTTTTGCTCCGATTAACAGATTCCAGGTCATGCTTTATAAATTCATACTGTCTGCTCCCAGGAAGAAAATTTGTCTCAGTTGATATGTACACAAAATGGACTACCCCCATATTAAATGAGTAGTAAAGGTTTCTAGTTGCAGGGGCACGATTTCCAGATGGTTCAGAGGAGTTCCCGGGCATGTTAAATCGAAGGCTATAGGGAACTCCACATTCGCCACCTCCATCAGTTCCATAAATTGAATAGGACCACTCAGGCCTCCATGGCTGTAAGGGCCAATCATATTCATGATTACCGATGCATACATGGTATGGAACTACGGATGCAACAGGTTCAATTTGAGCGAAAAAGTTGTCCCATATCCATGCATAACCTCTAGCATAGCTGATGTCTCCAATATGTGACACAAAAGCAGGCCGATCACCGAGGACTTTTATGTCGCGGAGGATCCACTTCAGTGTTGATATGCTTTCATCTTGAGTGCGAATAAAGGTTGAGTAAGGCGTTGCAGTTCCCATGTCTCCAAACAGAAACGCTACTGTTTCGGCTGAGTCTTCATTTCGTGACACAAAGCTATGAGTTTCGCTCCAACCTTTGGAGTCACTCCCCACCTTtcatgaagagaaaaaaaaagttcttaGTCAGACCTCTCATAGAAAACACAAAGTCGAAACTTCTTAGTCAGAGGGAGGAAGATAGACTTTTTGAGAACAAACACGTGGTGCATGATGCTTTGATTGCTAATCCAAAATTAGAGTCTGCGATAACAATGGCATCAGTAACCTTATTGCCTATAAGTAATCTAGTATACATTCTACTAGAGCAGTATAAACTCAACTCTGCTGGCTGTGTGAATTAATGTGCCTATTTTTTGAAGGATCCTGAATCATGCTATAACAAGAAAGCTGTTGTGACAATGTGCCTCTGTGAAAGTGCTCTCTT
This genomic stretch from Tripterygium wilfordii isolate XIE 37 chromosome 22, ASM1340144v1, whole genome shotgun sequence harbors:
- the LOC119991280 gene encoding probable inactive purple acid phosphatase 2, whose product is MIPLLLLSVLLLPHPSLSAVTISVSPKTLSKSGDTIQIQWSGVESPSKLDWVGLYSPSDSRHENFIGYKFLSSSPSWQSGSGSISMPLINLRSNYSFRIFRWTESEINPKRHDHDHNPLPGTAHLLAKSEEVGFVGSDHRAEQIHLAYTNNEDEMRVMFVTGDREERYVRYGLEEAAFVHVAAARVDRYEREHMCDKPANESTGWRDPGWIHDAVMTNLKKAVRYYYQVGSDSKGWSETHSFVSRNEDSAETVAFLFGDMGTATPYSTFIRTQDESISTLKWILRDIKVLGDRPAFVSHIGDISYARGYAWIWDNFFAQIEPVASVVPYHVCIGNHEYDWPLQPWRPEWSYSIYGTDGGGECGVPYSLRFNMPGNSSEPSGNRAPATRNLYYSFNMGVVHFVYISTETNFLPGSRQYEFIKHDLESVNRSKTPFVIVQGHRPMYTTSHENRDAPFRERMLEHLEPLFVKNNVTLALWGHVHRYERFCPINNFTCGSLGLNGEDWKAFPVHVVIGMAGQDWQPIWEPRPDHQDVPIFPQPERSLYRGGEFGYTRLFATKEKLTLSYVGNHDGEVHDMVEILASGQVLSGGGDATVSLGSAEGVESPFSWYVKGASMLLLGAFMGYLLGIISHARKHNTSGNSWTPVKSEDI
- the LOC119990789 gene encoding 14-3-3-like protein GF14 iota yields the protein MSIEKERETHVYMVKLSEQAERYEEMVESMKSVAKLDCELTVEERNLLSVGYKNVIGSRRASWRIMSSIEQKEESKGNEHNVKLIKGYRQKVEEELSKICGDILTIIDKHLIPSSTSGEATVFYYKMKGDYYRYLAEFKADLERKEASEQSLKGYEAASSTANTELPSTHPIRLGLALNFSVFYYEIMNSPERACHLAKQAFDEAIAELDTLSEESYKDSTLIMQLLRDNLTLWTSDLPEDGGEENLKGEESKPAEGEH